From Poecile atricapillus isolate bPoeAtr1 chromosome Z, bPoeAtr1.hap1, whole genome shotgun sequence, one genomic window encodes:
- the LOC131573860 gene encoding uncharacterized protein LOC131573860, whose protein sequence is RGGRRKRRKGRRRRRRRRRRDGVRIQRFHSTPRAPGTHRSQKSQKPQESQKSPKLPHPPEVPKFPENSRYLRIPKVPDLPDLPHLHISHRSQKSQRSHSSPRAPGTHRSQKSQKSPKSPKSKSPELPESSRHPKIPKVPKIPKVPEVPKVSKAPKAHTPPTSPTSPKLPELPKSSRHPQIPKLPQIPKSSRHPQIPKVPELPQLPESSRHPRSQKSPKSQKSPKSKSPKPPTVPHLPHLPKVPKLPESSRYPQMPKVKKSQSSHISQNSQSSQISHRSLRTPGTHRSQKSQNSQSSHSSQIFHTPTSPMDP, encoded by the coding sequence aggggggggaggaggaagaggaggaaggggaggaggaggaggaggaggaggaggaggagggatggggtGAGGATCCAGCGCTTCCACAGCACCCCAAGAGCTCCAGGCACCCACAGATCCCAAAAGTCCCAAAAGCCCCAAGAGTCCCAAAAGTCCCCAAAGCTCCCACATCCCCCAGAAGTCCCAAAGTTCCCCGAGAACTCCAGGTACCTGCGGATCCCAAAAGTCCCAGATCTCCCAGATCTCCCACACCTCCACATCTCCCACAGATCCCAAAAGTCCCAAAGATCCCACAGTTCTCCAAGAGCTCCAGGCACCCACAGATCACAAAagtcccaaaaatccccaaaatccccaaagtCCAAAAGTCCAGAGCTCCCTGAGAGCTCCAGGCACCCAAAGATCCCAAAagtcccaaaaatcccaaaagtcCCCGAAGTCCCAAAAGTCTCAAAAGCCCCCAAAGCTCACACCCCCCCTACATCTCCCACATCTCCAAAactcccagagctccccaagAGCTCCAGGCACCCACAGATCCCAAAACTCCCACAGATCCCCAAGAGCTCCAGGCACCCACAGATCCCAAAAGTCCcagagctcccacagctccctgagAGCTCCAGGCACCCCAGATCACAAaagtccccaaaatcccagaagtCCCCAAAGTCCAAAAGTCCAAAACCTCCCACAGTCCCACATCTCCCACATCTCCCAAAAGTCCCAAAGCTCCCCGAGAGCTCCAGGTACCCACAGATGCCAAAAGTCAAAAAGTCCCAAAGCTCCCACATCTCCCAAaactcccagagctcccagatCTCCCACAGATCCCTGAGAACTCCAGGCACCCACAGATCCCAAAAGTCCCAAAACTCCCaaagctcccacagctcccagatCTTCCACACCCCAACATCTCCCATGGATCCCTAA
- the LOC131592654 gene encoding carnitine O-palmitoyltransferase 1, muscle isoform-like → MAEAHQAVAFQFTVTPEGLDFQLSREAVRQLYLAAVHSWKKRLVRAKNSFLSGVYPASPSSWMVVVVATAGSCYCHVDPSLGLIGRIQSWLPHGESLSPEARTAVSTVLFSTGAWLGAVLLFRSLLRLLLSYHGWMFEPHGRMSRRTRLWIVSGTRGGPGGDGGDRGSGGDGGDGEMGDRGEMGVLGELWEM, encoded by the exons ATGGCGGAGGCTCACCAGGCCGTGGCTTTCCAGTTCACCGTCACCCCCGAGGGCTTGGACTTCCAGCTGAGCCGCGAGGCCGTGCGCCAGCTCTACCTGGCCGCCGTCCACTCGTGGAAAAAACGCTTGGTCCGCGCCAAG AACAGCTTCCTGAGCGGGGTGTACCCCGCGTCACCCtccagctggatggtggtggtggtggccaCCGCCGGCTCCTGCTATTGCCACGTGGATCCGTCCCTGGGGCTGATCGGGCGCATCCAGAGCTGGCTGCCCCACGG ggagtCTCTGAGTCCCGAGGCTCGCACCGCGGTCAGCACCGTGCTCTTCTCCACCGGGGCCTGGCTCGGGGCCGTGCTGCTGTTCCGGAGCCTCCTCCGCCTGCTGCTCTCGTACCACGGCTGGATGTTCGAGCCGCACGGCCGCATGAGCCGCCGCACCCGCCTCTGGATCGTGAGCGGCACCCgcggggggccggggggagaTGGGGGAGATCGGGGGTCTGGGGGAGATGGGGGAGATGGGGAGATGGGGGATCGGGGGGAGatggggg TTCTCGGGGAGCTGTGGGAGATGTGA